The Alteripontixanthobacter sp. genome has a window encoding:
- a CDS encoding DUF6624 domain-containing protein gives MRGAFPDASEEEQADYEAIKAWLDQCHDRDREEMKARLAAMGIADPALEVGAYAARTCGPLVPSIDHTSFDNYADLEAHLASTRPIFDAMLATADLSGRIGGPASDELGELLKHRIIREQIYRFAYSWLSRGEKAARIPDMTLTQRIVFAALLRHELTQVDAANTAWLKDIVEESGWPTISAVGKKASSSAWLLVQHADHDPAFQLEILRMLEPLAEQGEVSRRNYAYLYDRVTLKLEGKQRYATQMWCVDGMMEPRPLEDPARIDELRTYADLEPLSEYQ, from the coding sequence ATGCGCGGCGCTTTCCCCGACGCGAGCGAGGAGGAACAGGCGGATTACGAGGCGATCAAGGCGTGGTTAGACCAGTGCCATGACCGCGACCGTGAGGAGATGAAGGCGCGGCTTGCAGCGATGGGCATCGCCGATCCAGCTCTTGAAGTGGGCGCCTATGCGGCCAGAACCTGCGGGCCGCTCGTGCCGTCAATCGACCATACCAGCTTCGATAATTACGCCGACCTCGAAGCGCATCTGGCAAGCACGCGCCCAATTTTTGACGCCATGCTGGCAACAGCCGATTTGTCTGGACGCATCGGTGGACCGGCGAGTGACGAATTGGGTGAGTTGCTGAAGCATCGCATTATCAGGGAGCAAATTTATCGCTTCGCTTATTCATGGCTATCGCGCGGTGAAAAGGCTGCGCGGATTCCTGATATGACATTGACGCAGCGCATCGTGTTCGCCGCGCTCTTGAGGCACGAACTCACCCAAGTGGATGCGGCCAACACAGCTTGGTTGAAGGACATCGTCGAAGAGAGCGGTTGGCCGACTATCTCGGCTGTCGGTAAGAAAGCGTCGTCCAGTGCATGGTTGCTCGTCCAGCATGCCGACCACGATCCAGCGTTTCAGCTAGAGATTCTTCGGATGCTCGAACCACTCGCCGAACAGGGCGAGGTGTCGCGGAGGAATTACGCCTATCTGTATGACCGGGTGACGCTGAAACTCGAAGGCAAGCAGCGCTACGCCACGCAAATGTGGTGCGTCGATGGGATGATGGAGCCGCGGCCACTGGAAGACCCAGCGCGGATCGATGAATTGCGCACTTATGCCGATTTGGAGCCCCTCAGCGAGTATCAGTAG
- a CDS encoding heme-binding protein has product MHGFAAKLLALAGALALAACGGDGGNQGGGGTPPPTGGGGGAPPPTGGLFTPPPIEALTTTEVQQIIAQAAGEADARGLPATIAVTDRVGNVLGVFQMTGAPATTQVSIQQIGGPAAPGEEIGLQGAVIPASAAAIAKAITGAYLSSGGNAFTTRTASQIVQEHFPPAPSTVGLESGPLFGVQFSQLPCSDLSRRFTNTTGTDALIGPKRSPLGLAADPGGLPIYKNGTVVGGIGVEGDGVYGADFNILDVDNPPEEFAALAGIQNFAPATAIRANRINVDGTALRFTDATEAGLSPLQTNFGAAPGSLIAVRGYTNGAIIAGAAYGTEASGIRASTAAEFANPDAFVLTNGSGANRYPIRAGTDAGAVGQPLTATEVRAVLEEAFGVLSRARAQIRRPLDSRMQATISIVDTNGVILGIVRSPDGPIFGTDVSLQKARTATLFSNAVAAQQLNSGGPAIARYVTRVRNFLNDPNALTGQFAFADRSGGNLSRPYFPDGEVGPIPGPLSVEDPTKFSPFAVGLQLDLVAGNIVEHLGFVLGANPDTPQECTSLDPAPSGTKRVANGIQIFPGSVPIYRGNELVGGIGVSGDGIDQDDMVSFLGLHNGGVRTGTIGNAPNDIRADRIVVQVNGRTSRLRYVNCPFAPFLDTAEQNVCEGL; this is encoded by the coding sequence ATGCACGGGTTCGCAGCCAAATTGCTGGCACTTGCCGGGGCGCTTGCGCTGGCCGCTTGCGGCGGCGATGGTGGCAACCAGGGCGGCGGCGGAACGCCTCCCCCCACAGGCGGAGGTGGCGGCGCTCCTCCCCCCACCGGCGGATTGTTTACCCCTCCGCCGATAGAGGCGCTGACCACCACCGAAGTGCAGCAGATCATCGCCCAGGCCGCTGGCGAAGCGGATGCGCGCGGGCTGCCCGCCACGATTGCGGTCACAGACCGGGTCGGCAATGTGCTGGGCGTGTTCCAGATGACGGGCGCGCCTGCCACCACGCAAGTCAGCATCCAGCAAATTGGCGGTCCGGCAGCTCCTGGAGAAGAGATCGGCCTGCAAGGAGCGGTCATTCCCGCATCCGCTGCGGCCATCGCCAAGGCAATCACCGGCGCGTATCTTTCCAGTGGCGGCAACGCCTTTACCACGCGCACAGCCAGCCAGATCGTGCAGGAACATTTCCCGCCCGCGCCCAGCACTGTCGGGCTGGAAAGCGGGCCACTATTCGGCGTGCAATTCAGCCAGCTACCTTGCTCGGACCTCAGCCGCCGCTTCACCAATACAACTGGCACCGATGCGCTGATCGGACCGAAGCGCTCTCCGCTGGGGCTGGCCGCCGATCCGGGCGGTCTGCCGATCTACAAGAACGGCACGGTGGTAGGCGGCATCGGGGTCGAGGGTGACGGGGTTTACGGCGCGGATTTCAATATCCTCGATGTAGACAATCCGCCCGAGGAATTTGCCGCGCTGGCCGGGATCCAGAATTTCGCTCCGGCAACTGCAATCCGCGCGAACCGGATCAATGTGGACGGAACCGCATTGCGGTTCACCGACGCTACCGAGGCAGGGCTGAGCCCGTTGCAAACCAATTTCGGCGCCGCTCCCGGCTCACTGATAGCGGTAAGGGGGTATACGAACGGCGCGATCATCGCGGGCGCGGCCTACGGCACCGAAGCATCCGGCATCCGCGCCAGCACGGCGGCGGAATTTGCCAATCCTGACGCGTTCGTGCTGACCAACGGCAGTGGCGCAAACCGTTATCCGATCCGCGCGGGCACCGATGCCGGTGCCGTCGGCCAGCCGCTGACCGCCACGGAAGTACGCGCGGTGTTGGAAGAGGCATTCGGCGTTCTCTCTCGCGCCCGTGCGCAAATCCGCAGGCCGCTCGACAGCCGGATGCAGGCCACGATCAGCATCGTCGACACAAACGGCGTGATATTGGGCATAGTACGAAGCCCCGACGGCCCTATTTTCGGCACCGATGTCAGCTTGCAGAAGGCCCGAACCGCCACGCTGTTCTCCAATGCGGTCGCCGCGCAGCAATTGAACAGCGGCGGACCTGCTATCGCCAGATATGTCACCCGCGTGCGTAATTTCCTGAACGATCCCAACGCGCTGACCGGCCAGTTTGCCTTTGCCGACCGTTCCGGCGGAAATCTTTCGCGGCCCTATTTCCCCGATGGCGAGGTCGGCCCGATTCCGGGGCCGCTATCGGTCGAGGATCCGACGAAATTTAGCCCCTTCGCGGTTGGCCTGCAACTCGATCTGGTGGCCGGCAATATCGTCGAGCATCTGGGGTTCGTGCTTGGAGCCAATCCCGATACGCCGCAGGAATGTACCAGCCTCGATCCGGCGCCCAGCGGGACCAAGCGGGTGGCCAACGGTATCCAGATTTTCCCCGGCTCGGTGCCGATCTATCGCGGTAATGAGCTGGTGGGCGGTATCGGCGTGTCGGGCGACGGTATCGATCAGGATGACATGGTCAGCTTTCTCGGCCTACATAATGGCGGCGTGAGGACCGGCACCATCGGCAATGCGCCGAACGATATTCGCGCCGACCGGATCGTGGTTCAGGTAAACGGGCGGACATCGCGGCTGCGCTACGTCAATTGCCCCTTCGCGCCGTTCCTCGACACTGCCGAACAGAATGTGTGCGAGGGGCTGTAG
- a CDS encoding multiheme c-type cytochrome has protein sequence MSALFGVAKSRSITIGKSGAGAAVIRLSALGLAPAMALAVIAALVIFALPYIASAQESDIAQNRTSQPGQFMGVASCAGSTCHGRAEGNGEVVRQDEIASWQEPSSSTGAHSRAYAVLGGRRGKQIAASLGIGAATSAPQCLGCHATYVPASKQGARFLTADGVGCESCHGPSGGWLASHYAKPATHAANISNGLIPLDRPQVRAQNCLDCHYGAAGSNQFVTHEMMAAGHPRVAFELDLFSALTQHWDVDADYIARKGRPDSVRMWAVGQAEAVRRQTDLFARPDYGQQGMFPEFYFYDCHSCHRTITDGPQRKLTFETNPGRPIPFGNPPFNDENIIMLNAVAGVLAPQQGAAFDKASKDFHRAMGTSRRAAQEAAIELRGRAGALGNALAGRSYSSGAAFQVIAAIAERSNRAKLTDYSGAAQSVMAVDTLLNALVREGRISSGAAAGIRANINRAYAAVRSPDEFRPDQFRSSLGQAAGAIGALR, from the coding sequence ATGAGCGCTTTGTTCGGGGTGGCGAAAAGCCGCTCCATCACAATCGGGAAGTCTGGCGCCGGCGCGGCGGTGATTCGCTTGTCGGCCCTTGGCTTGGCCCCGGCAATGGCACTGGCCGTAATTGCTGCGCTCGTAATCTTTGCGCTGCCTTACATCGCGTCTGCCCAAGAATCCGACATCGCGCAGAACCGGACCAGCCAGCCGGGCCAATTCATGGGCGTGGCAAGCTGCGCCGGCTCCACTTGCCACGGCCGCGCCGAAGGCAATGGCGAAGTCGTGCGGCAGGACGAGATCGCTTCCTGGCAGGAACCTTCTTCCAGCACCGGCGCGCATAGCCGCGCCTATGCCGTACTGGGCGGCCGGCGGGGCAAGCAGATCGCCGCAAGTCTGGGCATCGGCGCAGCAACTTCCGCGCCGCAATGCCTTGGCTGTCATGCTACCTATGTACCTGCATCGAAGCAGGGGGCCCGCTTCCTGACGGCAGACGGGGTGGGCTGCGAAAGCTGCCACGGCCCCAGCGGTGGTTGGCTTGCGAGCCACTATGCCAAGCCCGCCACCCATGCGGCCAATATCAGCAATGGTTTAATCCCGCTCGACCGTCCGCAAGTGCGGGCGCAGAACTGCCTCGATTGCCATTACGGGGCAGCGGGCAGCAACCAGTTCGTAACGCATGAAATGATGGCGGCAGGACATCCGCGCGTGGCGTTCGAACTCGATCTGTTTTCGGCGTTGACGCAGCATTGGGATGTCGATGCGGATTATATCGCACGCAAGGGCCGCCCGGACAGCGTGCGGATGTGGGCGGTTGGCCAGGCAGAGGCGGTGCGCCGCCAGACGGATCTGTTTGCCCGGCCCGATTACGGCCAGCAGGGGATGTTCCCCGAATTCTATTTCTACGATTGCCACAGCTGCCACCGCACGATCACCGACGGTCCGCAGCGCAAGCTGACTTTCGAAACCAATCCGGGCCGCCCGATCCCGTTCGGCAATCCGCCGTTCAACGATGAGAATATCATCATGTTGAATGCCGTGGCAGGCGTGCTCGCCCCGCAGCAGGGCGCGGCCTTCGACAAGGCAAGTAAGGATTTCCACCGCGCGATGGGCACGTCGCGCCGTGCGGCGCAGGAAGCGGCGATCGAATTGCGCGGCCGGGCCGGAGCGCTCGGCAATGCGCTGGCCGGTCGGTCCTATTCCTCCGGCGCGGCATTCCAAGTGATCGCCGCGATCGCGGAAAGATCGAACAGGGCGAAGCTGACCGATTATTCGGGTGCGGCACAATCGGTGATGGCGGTGGATACGCTGCTCAATGCGCTGGTCCGCGAGGGCCGGATTTCGAGCGGCGCGGCGGCCGGCATCCGGGCAAACATCAACCGCGCCTACGCTGCTGTGCGAAGCCCCGATGAATTCCGTCCGGATCAGTTCCGCTCTTCGCTTGGGCAGGCCGCCGGCGCGATAGGAGCGCTTCGCTGA